The DNA segment TCCTTTTTGTAGGTAAGGTCCATCCTGGGGGCATGCTTCGAGCTAATGGAAGCATCTTTATCATTGGAGAATTGATGGGAATCGCACATGCTGGATTTGAAGGAGATACAAATGCAGTAATTGTGGCGGATTTTCATACGGATGCTCAAGTTAGAATTGCAGACAGCATACAGATCATAGAGAAGAAAAACAATCATCAAGACAGCATTAGAAAAAATGAATTTGCCTATATCAATGATCTACATATTTTAGATTTTAATTCATTGGAACAATTAAGGAAAATGCGTCCAAATTTAGGTAAAGTGATCGGAGGATTAAACGAATGGGTATAGCAATCGTTATTACATCTGGAAAAGGCGGTGTAGGAAAAACAACTTCCACTGCAAATTTAGGTACCGCTCTTGCTCTTCAAGGGAAGAGAGTCTGTTTGATAGATATGGATATTGGTCTAAGAAATTTAGATGTTATTCTTGGTTTAGAAAATCGCATTATTTATGATATTGTTGATGTGGTAGAAGGCCGCACGAAATTGCATCAAGCGATTATAAAAGATAAACGGTTTAACGATAATTTGTATTTGCTTCCTGCAGCTCAAAATGCAGATAAAAATGACGTAAACGGCGAACAAATGATTGAAATCGTTTCTGAATTAAAAAAAGAATACGACTATATTTTAATTGATTGCCCAGCTGGAATTGAACAAGGTTTCCAAAATTCGATTGCAGCAGCAGATCAAGCGATCCTAGTGACAACCCCTGAGATCTCGGCTATTCGTGATGCAGATCGGATTATTGGACTCTTAGAGCAAACGGAACTTGAACCGCCTCGTTTAATCATAAATCGTATTCGTAAACGGATGATGCAAGATGGAGAAGTAATGGACATCGACGAAATCACTAGACATTTATCCATTGACTTATTAGGGATCGTTTTTGATGATGATGATGTTGTTCGCTCTTCTAATAAGGGAGATCCTATTGTTTTAAATCCAAAAAATCCTGCTTCTCAAGGATATCGAAATATTGCTCGTCGAATTTTAGGGGAAACAGTTCCTTTGATGACGTTGACAAAAGAAAAACCGACTTTATGGCAGAAAATATTTGGCAAGCGGAATTAAATGTGCTATAGTATTAAAAAATGATT comes from the Carnobacterium sp. 17-4 genome and includes:
- the minD gene encoding septum site-determining protein MinD; amino-acid sequence: MGIAIVITSGKGGVGKTTSTANLGTALALQGKRVCLIDMDIGLRNLDVILGLENRIIYDIVDVVEGRTKLHQAIIKDKRFNDNLYLLPAAQNADKNDVNGEQMIEIVSELKKEYDYILIDCPAGIEQGFQNSIAAADQAILVTTPEISAIRDADRIIGLLEQTELEPPRLIINRIRKRMMQDGEVMDIDEITRHLSIDLLGIVFDDDDVVRSSNKGDPIVLNPKNPASQGYRNIARRILGETVPLMTLTKEKPTLWQKIFGKRN